A window of Streptomyces sp. NBC_01142 genomic DNA:
GGTGGCGTACGCGCCGGTGCCGCCGGTGACGGCGAGGTCGAAGTCGCTGGGCGGGGTGCCGATAGGGGTGGTCTGCAGATGCTGCCAGGTCACTTGTCCCCGGGGAAGGCTGAAAGTGCCTGTGCAGTGCGTGGTTTGGGCTGCCACCCGGGTGCACACCGCTCCCTCGGTGCCATAGCTGAGACCTCTGCGGTAGAGGTTCGCGGTGATGATGATCTGATCGCCGACCCCGGGTCCGGGTGTGCCGTTGTCGACCACCGTGGTTCCTGTGCCCGTCGACGTGAGGCTGATGACCTCCGTGTACTTGTCCCTGCCCCGGTCCAGCGGATACGGGTCGCTGGACGCAGAGGCGGGACCGGCGACCGTCGCGAGCGACAACGCCGTTGCTGCCACCGCGCCCCACTTCGAAATTGAAAGCATTCTTCCTCGCCTGATGAACGCGGATTCTTTGATGCGCTCAAGAATTCTCATTGTGCGATGTAGTGTCAATTCTCAAACTCATCAAAAGTGCCTGGTTCATCCATCCGGCGGCATCTCCCACAACACGCCGAGGTCGCCGGCAGTATCACGCAGCCCGTGAAAATCAGTCCTGCTCGGCGCAGCCCGAGCGGCGCGCCCGCGCCACCTGCCGACCGGCGCTCGACGAGGAGGCCGTGGGACGGGACGACGTGCCGGGTCACACGGCGACGGGCCGGGAGACGTCTGTTCTCCCGACCCGTCGCTGAAAGGCCCTAGGCACGCAGACCGTCGAACGAGATGTTGAGGTGGCGGGGTCCACGCAGCACGGCGTTCTGGCGGTAAGGGGGCGGATCCTCCACCAGGCGGGGGTTGTCGAGCCTGCGGGCGAGCTCGGTCAGGGCGAGCTGTGCCTCCAGGCGGGCCAGCGGCGCGCCGAAGCAGCTGTGGATACCGCTGCCGAAGCCCAGGTGCTGGTTGTCCCTTCGGTCGGGGTCGAAGCGGTCGGGGTCGAGAAACCGTTGCGGGTCCCGGTTGCCGGAGGCCAGGAGGAGCCACACGGCTGCTCCCTTGGGGATGGTGGTGCCGGCGATGTCGATGTCATCGAGGGTGGTGCGCTGCGGAAGCAGCTGCACGGGCGGCTCGAAGCGCAGGAGCTCTTCCACGAGCGGGACGGCCAGCCGGGGGTCGTTTCGCAGCCGCTGGAGAACGTCCGGGTTGCGCATAAGGGTGAGCATTCCGTTGGTGATGAGGTTGACCGTGGTCTCGTGGCCGGCGATCAGGAGCAGGGCGGCGGTGCTGAGCACCTCGATCGGGGTCATCTGCCCGTCCGGGCTGTGGTCGGTGACGAGGGCGGAGAGCATGTCGTCGCCGGGCGCGGCGCGGCGTTTCGCGACGAGCTCGGACAGGTACATGCCCAGCTCGTTGCGGGCCGACTGGGAGACCCGGTTCCGCTCGGCAGGGTCCTGGTCCGGGTCCGGATCGAGGCTGGCGGCGATGGTGTCGGCCCAGGAGTGGAAGCGCGCTTCGTCCTCGCGTGGAATCCCGAGCAGCCGGCAGATCACGGTCACGGGGAAGGGGTAGGAGAAATTGTCGACGAGGTCGATCCGGTCCCGGTCCCCGAAGCCGTCGATGAGGTCGGTGACGATCCCGGCGAGTTCGCCGTGCATGTTGTGGATCCGCCGGGGTGTGTGCGGCGGTCCGAAGGGGCGCGTCGTCATACGGCGCAACCGGTCGTGTTCCGGAGGGTCGAGCTTCAGGAAGGAGGGCGGCAGCGGCGATGCTTCCTCTTCCTGCTGGTCAAGTGCGCCGGTGGCCTGGGCGGAGAGGTTACGGGCGTCCGAACTGATCCGCGGATCGTGCAGGAGGCTCTTGATCTCCCAGTAGGTACTGGCGACGAACAGCCCCTCTCCCTGTTGGGACACGGGCGTCTTGCGCAGCTCGGCGTACAGGGGGTACGGGTCCGCGCGGTTGGCGTAGTCGGTGATCTGCCGAAGGAGCATGCCTTGCGTCATGGTGGCGTCCTTGTGGGCGTTGGACAGCGGGCTTGCCGCGCCGTGGTCAGGCTCGGGCAGGGGTGAAGGTGATCCGCCGGTCGGTCGGCGAGTAGCCGCTGAGGGTGACGGACGGCCCGTGGGTGGGCACGGAGGGGTCGGGGAAATCTGCCGAGACCGGCCGCAGCCCTTCGGGACGCCGGTCCACCATGGGAAATGTCGGCGGGAAGGGCGCAGCCGATTCGATCATCCGCTGGTAGAACTCCAGCCACTTCGTGTGGTCGAAGGTGACGGCGGCGATGACGCGGCCCTGGTACCCGTACACACCGGCGAAGCGGCGCTCG
This region includes:
- a CDS encoding cytochrome P450 — translated: MTQGMLLRQITDYANRADPYPLYAELRKTPVSQQGEGLFVASTYWEIKSLLHDPRISSDARNLSAQATGALDQQEEEASPLPPSFLKLDPPEHDRLRRMTTRPFGPPHTPRRIHNMHGELAGIVTDLIDGFGDRDRIDLVDNFSYPFPVTVICRLLGIPREDEARFHSWADTIAASLDPDPDQDPAERNRVSQSARNELGMYLSELVAKRRAAPGDDMLSALVTDHSPDGQMTPIEVLSTAALLLIAGHETTVNLITNGMLTLMRNPDVLQRLRNDPRLAVPLVEELLRFEPPVQLLPQRTTLDDIDIAGTTIPKGAAVWLLLASGNRDPQRFLDPDRFDPDRRDNQHLGFGSGIHSCFGAPLARLEAQLALTELARRLDNPRLVEDPPPYRQNAVLRGPRHLNISFDGLRA